A stretch of Arctopsyche grandis isolate Sample6627 chromosome 9, ASM5162203v2, whole genome shotgun sequence DNA encodes these proteins:
- the LOC143916911 gene encoding uncharacterized protein LOC143916911 yields MECRLCLCQQGPAGSFVSIHDDPHPPQRLVQRIWTCCQLRVRKGDHLPDTICLSCLNNLELLDTFRNSCFRNDTTSRLELDKCLKVKPEEVLLEDLIWEDELGADCPPNISSSPDDGQTPGRKNTSRDNVAAIIDTNTHIPVEELTFRNALDEMCSTNSELDHKINSVTQKHSDTRRKLHYCDICSKSFTTKHSLSTHIAIHAGVKPYECDICSKSFTMKYQFSIHMGIHAGVKSHKCGICSKSFTSKRNLSAHIGIHTGVKPYECDICSKSFTTKHILSTHIGIHAGVKPYECDICSKSFTMKYQLSRHMGIHTGVKPHKCGICSKSFTTKHILSTHIGIHAGVKPYECDICSKSFTTKQNLSAHISIHAGVKPYECDICSKSFTMKYQFSRHMGIHAGVKSHKCGICSKSFTLKRNLSAHIGIHTGVKPHKCDICSKSFTTKHILSTHIGIHAGVKPYECDICSKSFTRKYELSRHMGIHTGVKPHKCGICSKSFTSKRNLSAHIGIHTGVKPHKCDICSKSFTRNYQLSRHMGIHTGVKPHKCGICSKSFTTKQYLSSHIGIHTRVKPHN; encoded by the exons atggagtgcagactttgtctctgCCAGCAGGGTCCAGCAGGgtccttcgtctccatccatgacgaccctcatccacctcagcgtttggtgcaacgcatttggacctgctgtcagctgcgg GTTAGGAAAGGTGACCATCTGCCAGATACGATATGCCTTTCTTGtctcaacaatctggaattgctcgaCACCTTTCGAAACTCTTGTTTTCGGAATGACACAACGTCGAGGCTGGAATTAGACAAGTGTTTGAAAGTCAAGCCGGAGGAGGTTttgctggaagatttaatatgggaagatgAGTTGGGTGCTGATTGCCCACCCAACATTTCCAGTTCACCCGACGATGGCCAG ACACCTGGAAGAAAAAATACTTCGAGAGATAATGTGGCAGCAATAATAGATACCAATACACACATTCCAGTGGAAGAATTAACATTTCGAAATGCTTTAGATGAGATGTGCTCTACAAATTCTGAATTGGATCATAAAATCAATAGTGTGACACAAAAACACTCGGATACTCGACGAAAGCTGCAttattgtgacatttgttcaaaatcatttactacgaaacacaGTCTTAGTACACATATAGCTATTCAtgctggggtaaagccatacgaatgtgacatttgttcaaaatcatttactatgaaatatcagtttagtatacatatgggtattcatgctggggtaaaatcacacaaatgtggcatttgttcaaaatcatttacttcgaaacgaaatcttagtgcacatataggtattcatactggggtaaagccatacgaatgtgacatttgttcaaaatcatttactacgaaacacaTTCTTAGTacacatataggtattcatgctggggtaaagccatacgaatgtgacatttgttcaaaatcatttactatgaaatatcagcttagtagacatatgggtattcatactggggtaaaaccacacaaatgtggcatttgttcaaaatcatttactacgaaacacaTTCTTAGTacacatataggtattcatgctggggtaaagccatacgaatgtgacatttgttcaaaatcatttactacgaaacaaaatcttagtgcacatataagtattcatgctggggtaaagccatacgaatgtgacatttgttcaaaatcatttactatgaaatatcagtttagtagacatatgggtattcatgctggggtaaaatcacacaaatgtggcatttgttcaaaatcatttactttgAAACgaaatcttagtgcacatataggtattcatactggggtaaagccacacaaatgtgacatttgttcaaaatcatttactacgaaacacaTTCTTAGTacacatataggtattcatgctggggtaaagccatacgaatgtgacatttgttcaaaatcatttactaggaAATATGAGcttagtagacatatgggtattcatactggggtaaaaccacacaaatgtggcatttgttcaaaatcatttacttcgaaacgaaatcttagtgcacatataggtattcatactggggtaaagccacacaaatgtgacatttgttcaaaatcatttactaggaATTATCAGcttagtagacatatgggtattcatactggggtaaaaccacacaaatgtggcatttgttcaaaatcatttactacgaaacaatatcttagttcacatataggtattcatactagggtaaagccacacaattaa
- the RpS27 gene encoding ribosomal protein S27 — protein sequence MPLAVDLLHPSPVSEKRRHKLKRLVQHPNSYFMDVKCPGCFKITTVFSHAQNAVECPGCSTILCQPTGGRARLTEGCSFRKKQH from the exons ATGCCG CTCGCGGTTGACCTTTTGCACCCGTCGCCCGTCTCCGAGAAGAGGCGTCACAAACTCAAACGACTCGTTCAACACCCGAACTCATACTTTATGGACGTAAAATGCCCTGGATGTTTTAAAATCACCACAGTATTTAGCCATGCACAGAACGCCGTGGAATGTCCCGGCTGCTCTACAATTCTATGCCAACCCACTGGTGGACGAGCTAGATTAACAGAAG gaTGTTCCTTCAGAAAAAAACAACACTAA
- the Rfk gene encoding riboflavin kinase, with product MTLDESICQPQEMRLHLPYFTAGRVVEGFGRGSKQLGCPTANFPRSVVETLPKDFIPGVYYGWARVDKQPVYKMVMNIGWCPYYNNEQKSMETHILHEFEDDFYGSQLKICILGYLRPEKNFSSLDDLITEIKSDIKNAGEALDDDNCLQFKTHSFFNEC from the exons ATGACTTTGGACGAATCGATCTGCCAGCCTCAGGAGATGCGCCTCCACCTGCCCTACTTCACCGCTGGTCGGGTGGTCGAGGGCTTCGGCCGCGGCTCCAAGCAGCTCGGCTGCCCTACGG CTAACTTCCCCCGTAGCGTCGTAGAAACCCTGCCGAAAGATTTCATCCCCGGAGTATATTACGGATGGGCTCGCGTTGACAAACAGCCAGTATATAAAATGGTCATGAACATAGGATGGTGTCCGTATTACAACAACGAACAAAAATCAATG GAGACTCACATATTGCACGAGTTCGAAGACGACTTTTACGgatctcaattgaaaatatgcaTACTGGGCTATCTGCGGCCGGAGAAGAACTTCTCATCGCTCGACGACCTGATCACAGAAATAAAGAGCGATATAAAGAATGCGGGAGAAGCGCTCGACGATGATAATTGTTTGCAATTCAAAACGCATAGTTTTTTCAATGAATGTTAG